The following are from one region of the Tautonia marina genome:
- a CDS encoding sugar phosphate isomerase/epimerase family protein has product MIYLSAFADEISADPAEQLDTLLIHSIRFVEFRSIFGTNVLDLSSEQHEQFRTMLRERGMGLSAIGSPIGKIKADEPFEPHLERYKIALDLCDFYECPRIRIFSYYIPEGTEPEAHRDEVVRRMTTKAKIAEERGVTLLLENEKGIYGDTAERVKDLLDAVNSPALGHAFDPANYLEVGQAVDKAWALLRDRVVHFHVKDYDTKLKKNVPAGEGEGMIPQLITDAVAKGFDGYCVLEPHLVVAEASYGFTGPDRFGDAAVALQTALSREGVTYA; this is encoded by the coding sequence ATGATCTACCTGAGTGCCTTCGCCGACGAGATTTCCGCCGACCCCGCCGAACAGCTCGACACCCTCTTGATCCACAGCATCCGTTTCGTCGAGTTCCGCTCCATCTTCGGCACCAACGTCCTCGACCTCAGCTCCGAGCAGCACGAGCAGTTCCGCACCATGCTTCGCGAGCGCGGCATGGGCCTCAGCGCCATCGGCTCTCCCATCGGCAAGATCAAGGCCGACGAGCCGTTCGAGCCCCACCTCGAACGCTACAAGATCGCCCTCGATCTGTGCGACTTCTACGAGTGCCCCCGCATCCGGATCTTCTCCTACTACATCCCCGAGGGGACCGAACCGGAGGCCCACCGCGACGAGGTCGTCCGCCGCATGACCACCAAGGCGAAGATTGCCGAGGAGCGCGGCGTGACCCTCCTGCTCGAGAACGAGAAGGGGATCTACGGCGACACGGCCGAGCGCGTCAAGGACCTGCTCGACGCGGTCAACTCCCCCGCGCTCGGCCACGCCTTCGACCCGGCCAATTACCTCGAAGTCGGCCAAGCGGTCGACAAGGCCTGGGCCTTGCTCCGCGATCGCGTCGTCCACTTCCATGTCAAGGACTACGACACGAAGCTCAAGAAGAACGTTCCCGCGGGCGAAGGCGAGGGGATGATCCCCCAGCTCATCACCGACGCCGTGGCCAAAGGCTTCGACGGCTATTGCGTCCTCGAACCCCACCTCGTCGTCGCCGAGGCCAGCTACGGCTTCACCGGCCCCGACCGCTTCGGCGATGCCGCCGTCGCCCTGCAAACCGCACTGTCCCGCGAAGGAGTCACCTACGCCTGA
- a CDS encoding metallophosphoesterase family protein — translation MSMASGNRRWFIGSAAGMVLAASGLSRAKAEAPGDGVIRFGLIADVHQDIMHDAEERLGAFVQDMKARKAQVIVNLGDFCVPDPKNDRFLSIWKSFGGSNYHVIGNHDTDGGYRREETVEYYGSPGRYFSKDEHGVHWVVLDGNDPDGKPGYPCNVNDEQLKWLASDLSRTGLPTLVFIHQPIDAYDQHVRSARKVRAVLAEANREAGFRKVMAVFSGHAHLDYVKESDGIPHVQINSASYQWVGMKHANYSAEILEKHPWIASTCPYDAPLWASVELDCEAGEIRIEGREAGWVGPDPWELGIPEDAYQRSRDLCRPAIRNRVIPG, via the coding sequence ATGAGCATGGCGAGCGGGAACAGGCGGTGGTTTATCGGATCGGCGGCGGGGATGGTGCTGGCGGCGTCGGGATTGAGCCGTGCGAAGGCCGAGGCGCCGGGGGATGGCGTGATCCGGTTCGGGCTGATCGCCGACGTGCATCAGGACATCATGCACGACGCCGAGGAGCGGCTCGGGGCGTTCGTTCAGGACATGAAGGCCCGCAAGGCGCAGGTGATCGTTAACCTGGGAGACTTCTGCGTGCCCGATCCGAAGAATGATCGGTTCCTGAGCATCTGGAAGAGCTTTGGGGGATCGAATTACCACGTGATCGGCAACCATGACACCGATGGCGGCTACCGGCGCGAGGAAACGGTGGAGTATTACGGCAGCCCGGGGCGGTACTTCAGCAAGGATGAACATGGGGTGCATTGGGTGGTGCTCGACGGGAATGACCCGGATGGCAAGCCGGGCTATCCGTGCAACGTGAACGACGAGCAGTTGAAATGGCTCGCGTCGGATCTGAGCCGAACGGGATTGCCGACGTTGGTGTTCATTCACCAGCCGATTGATGCGTACGACCAGCACGTTCGGAGCGCCCGGAAGGTGCGCGCGGTGTTGGCGGAGGCGAACCGAGAGGCGGGGTTCCGCAAGGTGATGGCGGTGTTCTCGGGGCATGCGCATCTGGATTACGTGAAGGAATCGGACGGCATTCCGCATGTGCAGATCAACAGCGCTTCGTATCAGTGGGTGGGGATGAAGCACGCGAATTATTCGGCGGAGATTTTGGAGAAGCACCCGTGGATCGCCTCGACCTGTCCGTACGATGCGCCGCTCTGGGCCAGCGTGGAACTCGATTGCGAGGCGGGGGAAATCCGGATCGAGGGGCGAGAGGCGGGCTGGGTGGGGCCGGACCCGTGGGAGCTGGGAATTCCCGAAGATGCGTATCAGCGCAGCCGGGATCTGTGCCGACCGGCGATCCGCAATCGCGTGATTCCGGGCTGA
- the shc gene encoding squalene--hopene cyclase has translation MIVKLDGSKRGRGPTSKTSSRGFTTPAFDAEDLDHGLAATRQWLLDQQRDDGHWVGELEGDTILESEFVLLLTSLGREDDPVVAKLCNYLLEQRLPDGGWAIYPGGPFDLSASVKAYFALKLVGVDPDHPEMVRVRQRILDAGGAQSSNSYTRFYLALLGQMSYDDCPYVPPELIFLPTHLGLSIYDMSSWTRTMVVPLAILSVLRPVRHLPAEKGIAELFRPDLPPPSRRTEETWSWANVFVACDRLMKWAHRIVPKVVRRPGLAAAHRWMVEHFDRSEGLGAIFPAMVYSVFALRALGYADDHPLVRQALQQLEDLMIEEHDSVRVQPCVSPTWDSAIAMIALADSGLPADDPRMVQAARWLLDREIRTPGDWQRRRPGLEPTGWAFEYRNDFYPDIDDTAMVLLALGRTSLTRFPEGQAVTDRAVAWLLAMQNRDGGWAAFDVDIDNQLLTKVPFADHNAILDPSCADITARILEILGTLGYRADHPAVARGLEYLWSTQEPEGCWYGRWGVNYIYGTWQVLLGLQAIDFPMDHPSVQRAADWLESVQQDDGGWGESCQSYDDPAWMGKGVTTASQTAWAVNGLIAAGRAHSASVRRGVSFLLRTQNPDGTWDEPQFTGTGFPKVFYLRYHLYRIYFPLMALARYRSALAVPAPSRLHAGALACGIPADPRPLDM, from the coding sequence ATGATCGTCAAGCTCGACGGTAGCAAGCGAGGACGAGGTCCAACCTCCAAAACCTCCTCGCGAGGGTTCACGACTCCGGCCTTCGATGCCGAAGACCTCGATCACGGACTGGCCGCCACCCGCCAGTGGCTGCTCGACCAGCAACGCGACGACGGCCACTGGGTCGGCGAACTCGAAGGGGACACCATCCTCGAATCCGAGTTCGTCCTCCTCCTGACCTCCCTTGGCCGCGAAGACGATCCGGTCGTCGCCAAGCTTTGCAATTACCTGCTTGAGCAGCGCCTGCCCGACGGCGGCTGGGCCATCTACCCCGGCGGCCCGTTCGACCTCAGCGCGTCGGTCAAAGCCTACTTCGCCCTGAAGCTCGTCGGGGTTGACCCCGATCATCCCGAGATGGTTCGCGTCCGCCAGCGCATTCTCGACGCCGGCGGGGCCCAGTCCAGCAACAGCTACACCCGCTTCTATCTCGCCCTGCTCGGCCAGATGTCGTACGACGACTGCCCGTACGTCCCCCCCGAGCTCATCTTCCTGCCCACCCACCTCGGACTCAGCATCTACGACATGTCGTCCTGGACCCGGACGATGGTCGTTCCCCTGGCGATCCTCTCCGTCCTCCGCCCCGTTCGCCACCTCCCCGCCGAGAAGGGGATCGCCGAGCTGTTCCGGCCCGACCTGCCTCCCCCCTCGCGTCGCACCGAGGAAACCTGGAGCTGGGCCAACGTCTTCGTCGCCTGCGACCGCCTGATGAAGTGGGCCCACCGCATCGTGCCGAAGGTCGTTCGGCGCCCCGGCCTCGCCGCCGCCCACCGCTGGATGGTCGAGCATTTCGACCGCTCCGAGGGGCTCGGCGCCATCTTCCCGGCGATGGTCTACTCCGTCTTCGCCCTCCGAGCCCTCGGCTACGCCGACGACCACCCGCTCGTCCGCCAGGCCTTGCAGCAGCTCGAAGACCTGATGATCGAGGAGCATGATTCGGTTCGGGTCCAGCCCTGCGTTTCTCCCACATGGGACTCGGCCATCGCCATGATCGCCCTGGCCGATTCCGGCCTGCCGGCCGACGATCCCCGCATGGTCCAGGCCGCTCGCTGGCTGCTCGACCGTGAAATTCGGACCCCCGGCGACTGGCAGCGCCGCCGCCCCGGTCTCGAACCGACCGGCTGGGCCTTCGAGTACCGCAACGACTTCTACCCCGACATCGACGACACCGCCATGGTCCTGCTCGCCCTCGGCCGGACCTCCCTCACCCGGTTCCCCGAAGGCCAGGCCGTCACCGATCGCGCCGTCGCCTGGCTGCTGGCCATGCAGAACCGAGACGGCGGATGGGCGGCCTTCGATGTCGATATCGACAATCAATTACTCACCAAGGTCCCCTTCGCCGACCACAACGCCATTCTCGACCCGAGCTGCGCCGACATCACCGCCCGGATTCTTGAGATCCTCGGCACCCTCGGCTACCGTGCCGATCACCCGGCCGTCGCCCGGGGGCTTGAGTACCTCTGGTCCACCCAGGAGCCCGAAGGCTGCTGGTACGGCCGCTGGGGGGTGAATTACATCTACGGCACCTGGCAGGTCTTGCTCGGCCTTCAGGCGATCGACTTCCCGATGGATCACCCAAGCGTCCAGCGCGCGGCCGACTGGCTCGAATCGGTCCAGCAAGACGACGGCGGCTGGGGCGAGTCGTGCCAGAGCTACGACGACCCCGCCTGGATGGGCAAGGGGGTCACCACCGCCTCTCAAACCGCCTGGGCCGTCAACGGCCTGATCGCCGCCGGTCGCGCCCACAGCGCCAGCGTCCGCCGCGGCGTCTCCTTCCTGCTCCGAACCCAGAACCCCGACGGCACCTGGGACGAGCCGCAATTCACCGGCACCGGCTTCCCGAAGGTCTTCTACCTTCGCTACCACCTTTACCGCATCTATTTCCCCCTGATGGCCCTGGCCCGCTACCGCTCGGCCCTCGCCGTCCCCGCCCCCTCCCGCCTCCATGCCGGCGCCCTCGCCTGCGGCATCCCCGCCGATCCCCGCCCGCTCGACATGTGA
- a CDS encoding transglutaminase-like domain-containing protein, translated as MIRSGIDPTRRLTFGVSCVLGLVLILSGSPGAAEPPQEPPQPRATREAWDAVFIAGRKVGHIHLQVEPVTAGDGRELLRIQVDSKLTLKRLDNQVVIATRYGTIETYEGQVLRLDARSLAGPNETRVSGDVQNGIMPLTLTAGGRQTRVELPWPDDVRGPYGPELSLARSPMKPGDRREIKTFIPDLNQIGLTTLNARQVEPVELGGGTTVELLRVDAQVKGPDGKVLPGMDSSYWVDSGGQILTSRTDAFGGIVTYRTTREGALAPGSGGFDIVKATIVKVGRRITNPGNVRAATYRVDLTGDTPPEEVFPTDDRQAIRRAGDGSVLLDVRTVGPQAASANATSAAPEDLAANPMINSEDSQVVALAQRALANVGPDPWERAQAITRWVADNVREKNFETAFATARDVARDLSGDCSEHSVLTAAMCRASGIPARIAVGLLYVDELGGFGFHMWNEVHINGRWVAVDAALRQTEVDATHLKLNATSLDGVSPYAQFLDVVRVFDKLTLDPIQVQ; from the coding sequence ATGATTCGCAGTGGGATCGATCCGACTCGCCGACTCACCTTCGGCGTCTCGTGTGTGCTCGGACTCGTGCTGATCCTCTCCGGAAGCCCCGGCGCCGCCGAGCCTCCGCAAGAGCCTCCCCAGCCTCGCGCGACCCGAGAAGCCTGGGACGCCGTCTTTATCGCCGGGCGCAAGGTCGGTCACATCCACCTTCAGGTCGAGCCCGTCACGGCCGGAGATGGTCGCGAGCTGCTGCGCATCCAGGTCGATTCCAAGCTCACGCTCAAGCGGCTTGACAATCAGGTGGTCATCGCTACCCGCTACGGCACGATCGAAACCTACGAGGGCCAGGTCCTCCGGCTCGACGCCCGTAGCCTCGCCGGGCCGAACGAAACCCGAGTCTCCGGTGACGTTCAGAACGGCATCATGCCCCTGACCCTCACCGCCGGCGGCCGGCAAACCCGGGTCGAGCTGCCCTGGCCCGACGACGTGCGCGGCCCCTACGGTCCCGAGCTGAGCCTCGCCCGCTCCCCCATGAAGCCCGGCGATCGCCGAGAGATCAAGACCTTCATCCCCGACCTCAACCAGATCGGCCTGACCACCCTCAACGCCCGGCAGGTCGAGCCGGTCGAGCTGGGCGGGGGCACCACCGTCGAGTTGCTCCGCGTCGATGCCCAGGTCAAGGGGCCGGACGGCAAGGTCTTGCCCGGCATGGATTCCAGCTACTGGGTCGATTCCGGCGGCCAGATCCTCACCAGCCGAACCGACGCCTTCGGCGGCATCGTCACCTACCGGACGACCCGGGAAGGGGCCCTGGCTCCCGGCAGCGGAGGCTTCGACATCGTCAAGGCCACCATCGTCAAGGTCGGCCGTCGCATCACCAATCCCGGCAACGTCCGCGCCGCCACCTACCGCGTCGACTTGACTGGCGACACCCCACCCGAGGAGGTCTTCCCCACCGACGATCGCCAGGCGATCCGCCGCGCCGGCGACGGCTCGGTCTTGCTCGACGTACGCACCGTGGGGCCTCAGGCCGCTTCGGCCAATGCCACCTCGGCCGCCCCGGAAGACCTCGCCGCCAACCCCATGATCAACAGCGAGGATTCCCAGGTCGTCGCCCTCGCTCAGCGCGCCCTCGCCAACGTCGGCCCCGACCCCTGGGAACGCGCCCAGGCCATCACCCGATGGGTCGCCGACAACGTCCGCGAGAAAAATTTCGAAACCGCCTTCGCCACCGCTCGCGACGTCGCCCGCGACCTCAGCGGCGATTGCAGCGAACACAGCGTCCTGACCGCCGCTATGTGCCGCGCCTCGGGCATCCCCGCCCGAATCGCCGTCGGCCTGCTTTATGTCGATGAGCTAGGCGGCTTTGGCTTCCACATGTGGAATGAAGTTCATATCAATGGTCGCTGGGTCGCCGTCGATGCCGCCCTGCGCCAGACCGAGGTCGACGCCACCCACCTGAAGCTCAACGCCACCAGCCTCGACGGCGTCTCTCCCTACGCCCAGTTCCTCGACGTCGTCCGCGTCTTCGACAAACTGACGCTCGACCCGATCCAGGTCCAGTAA
- a CDS encoding vWA domain-containing protein — MRRSCPLPPPKRRWSLVLAVLGASVLARSALADEPKPIPRPPVPAPSNDEDRTESDTADDTPAPAPRRVGPTVRSVNALADQRRPSTGDPYDGSIDWRSIPAWQQTAFYGIRARGSFFVFVVDCSGSMDDGLRIDRARQELRRCINSLRYPQRFLVIFFNNRSIPMAGGIPQSADTKAKRAATSWINTIAPDGGTDPRSSMKLALGLRPDAVFLLTDGEFPADTDTTILSRNPDRIPIHCIDLSGGRGAAQLQAIADDSGGRYLSRVASP; from the coding sequence ATGCGACGATCCTGCCCGCTTCCGCCTCCCAAGCGTCGATGGTCGCTGGTCCTCGCCGTGCTGGGTGCCTCGGTCCTCGCCCGGTCGGCGCTTGCCGACGAGCCGAAACCCATTCCTCGTCCTCCCGTTCCCGCCCCCTCCAACGACGAGGACAGGACCGAATCGGACACGGCCGACGACACCCCCGCTCCGGCTCCTCGTCGCGTCGGGCCAACGGTTCGATCGGTCAACGCGCTGGCCGATCAGCGCCGCCCTTCTACGGGCGACCCGTACGACGGCTCGATCGACTGGCGGAGCATTCCCGCCTGGCAACAGACCGCGTTCTACGGCATCCGGGCCCGGGGCTCCTTCTTCGTCTTCGTCGTCGATTGCTCCGGTAGCATGGACGACGGCTTGCGGATCGACCGGGCCCGGCAGGAACTCCGCCGCTGCATCAACAGCCTGCGCTACCCGCAGCGCTTCCTGGTCATCTTCTTCAACAACCGATCCATCCCCATGGCCGGCGGCATCCCTCAATCGGCCGACACGAAGGCGAAGCGGGCGGCGACCTCCTGGATCAACACGATCGCTCCCGACGGAGGAACCGACCCCCGATCCTCCATGAAGCTCGCCCTCGGTCTCCGACCCGATGCCGTCTTCCTCCTCACCGACGGCGAATTCCCAGCCGACACCGACACGACGATCCTCTCCCGCAATCCCGACCGCATCCCGATCCACTGCATCGACCTCAGCGGTGGCCGAGGTGCCGCACAGCTTCAAGCCATCGCCGACGACTCCGGCGGCCGCTACCTCTCGCGGGTCGCCTCCCCCTGA
- a CDS encoding phospholipid-binding protein — MRSNLGNGSTSFLQQVEHSIRQTTHGRIRDLAVEEVQGRYVVRGRVPSYHTKQLALYAALELLPSDRFDMNILVS, encoded by the coding sequence ATGAGGAGCAACCTTGGGAATGGTTCGACCTCATTTCTACAGCAGGTCGAGCATTCTATTCGACAAACGACGCATGGACGGATTCGTGACCTGGCCGTCGAAGAGGTGCAGGGCCGTTATGTCGTCCGAGGGCGGGTTCCCTCGTATCACACCAAGCAACTGGCGCTGTACGCCGCGCTGGAATTGCTGCCGAGCGATCGGTTCGATATGAACATCCTCGTTTCGTAA
- a CDS encoding TerC family protein, whose amino-acid sequence MFEVLTTADWMTLGGTILTLIALEGLLSADNALVLAVMVRHLPREQQKKALRYGIIGAFIFRFIAVLLAAKILDYWQLEVIGGIYLLQLAVRHLLTGEEEPHYDDELSSADGQQAAPVLHDPAVPAGEAPPKRRRHRGGFWATVAGVEMADIAFSIDSILAAVAIADGMPEHLHDVEFGFFTLKTWVIYIGGVLGIITMRFVAGYFLLLLNRFKGLAVGAYLLVGWIGLKLIGSGFHHALYRGEERLTGGWKDQVPEWLAHNLEMPSWFFWSGMVLILVLSMVLSPRNAARED is encoded by the coding sequence TTGTTTGAGGTCTTGACCACCGCCGATTGGATGACGCTTGGCGGGACGATTCTGACGTTGATTGCCCTGGAAGGGCTGCTCAGTGCCGACAATGCGCTGGTGCTGGCGGTGATGGTCCGCCACCTGCCCCGAGAGCAGCAGAAGAAGGCCCTGCGGTACGGGATCATCGGCGCGTTCATCTTCCGGTTCATCGCCGTCTTGCTGGCGGCGAAGATTCTCGATTACTGGCAACTGGAGGTGATCGGCGGGATCTATCTGTTGCAACTGGCTGTCCGCCATCTGTTGACAGGTGAGGAGGAACCGCACTACGACGACGAGCTGAGCTCGGCCGATGGGCAGCAGGCCGCGCCGGTCTTGCACGATCCGGCGGTGCCCGCCGGCGAGGCCCCGCCGAAGCGTCGGCGCCATCGCGGAGGCTTCTGGGCGACGGTCGCGGGGGTCGAGATGGCGGACATTGCCTTCTCGATCGACTCGATCCTTGCCGCCGTGGCCATTGCCGACGGCATGCCGGAGCATCTGCATGACGTCGAGTTCGGGTTCTTCACGCTCAAGACCTGGGTGATCTACATCGGGGGAGTCCTGGGGATCATCACGATGCGGTTCGTGGCCGGGTACTTCCTGCTCTTGCTCAACCGGTTCAAGGGGTTGGCGGTCGGGGCGTATCTGCTGGTCGGCTGGATCGGTTTGAAGCTGATCGGCTCGGGCTTCCACCACGCGCTTTATCGAGGAGAGGAACGGCTGACCGGCGGCTGGAAGGATCAGGTGCCCGAGTGGCTGGCCCACAACCTGGAGATGCCGAGCTGGTTCTTCTGGAGCGGGATGGTGTTGATCCTGGTGCTGAGTATGGTCTTGAGCCCCCGGAACGCGGCTCGGGAGGATTGA
- a CDS encoding phosphorylase family protein: MNQVLPAPGPADVGIVIALPIEADPIVELLHDVRTYSDPEGSGRAVTEGVLGEHTVVTLIVSGVGRALATKGAKRLISGHRPRWLLSVGFCGALDPSLKRNDIIFPTEILDANRPDDPPLTIPFTPPESSPSSRIRFRSGRLLTASKIVRTAAEKASLRERFAADIVDMETAAVASLCADRGQRFLAVRAVSDEANTDLPPEVLTVMGPTGGFRLGATLGALMKRPSSVKDLWALREHAVEASDRLAEVLPGIIAQLS; the protein is encoded by the coding sequence ATGAATCAGGTTCTCCCCGCCCCCGGACCCGCCGACGTCGGAATCGTGATCGCCCTGCCCATCGAGGCCGACCCGATCGTCGAACTCTTGCACGACGTCCGCACCTACTCCGATCCCGAAGGCTCGGGCCGCGCCGTCACCGAAGGGGTCCTCGGCGAGCACACCGTCGTCACCCTCATCGTTTCCGGGGTCGGCCGAGCGCTCGCCACCAAGGGGGCCAAACGCCTCATCAGCGGTCATCGGCCGAGGTGGCTCCTCTCGGTCGGATTCTGCGGCGCCCTCGATCCGAGCCTCAAACGCAACGACATCATCTTCCCCACCGAAATCCTCGACGCCAACCGCCCCGACGATCCCCCGCTGACCATCCCCTTCACCCCTCCCGAATCTTCTCCGTCTTCCAGGATCCGCTTCCGATCCGGACGCCTCCTCACCGCCTCGAAGATCGTCCGCACCGCCGCCGAGAAAGCCTCGCTCCGCGAGCGCTTTGCCGCCGACATCGTCGACATGGAAACCGCCGCCGTCGCCTCCCTTTGTGCCGATCGTGGCCAGCGTTTCCTCGCCGTCCGCGCCGTCAGCGACGAGGCCAACACCGACCTCCCCCCCGAGGTCCTCACCGTCATGGGCCCCACCGGTGGCTTCCGCCTCGGCGCGACCCTGGGCGCCTTGATGAAACGCCCGAGCAGCGTCAAGGACCTCTGGGCCCTCCGCGAACACGCCGTCGAGGCCTCCGACCGCCTCGCCGAGGTCCTCCCCGGCATCATCGCCCAGCTTTCCTGA